In one Pseudomonas fitomaticsae genomic region, the following are encoded:
- the coq7 gene encoding 2-polyprenyl-3-methyl-6-methoxy-1,4-benzoquinone monooxygenase — translation MTTQRHYSPIDRLLLQADAAMRTLLPFSGQPYRPSPAIVQPDVQMSDEDTRHVAGLMRINHTGEVCAQALYQGQALTAKLPQVREAMEHAAEEEIDHLVWCEQRIHQLGSHTSVLNPLFYGMSFGIGAVAGLISDKVSLGFVAATEHQVCKHLNEHLEQLPAEDEKSRAILEQMRIDEEHHAESALEAGGFRFPAPVKFGMSLLAKVMTKSTYRI, via the coding sequence ATGACTACCCAACGTCACTACTCGCCCATTGATCGTCTTCTGCTGCAAGCCGATGCCGCGATGCGTACCCTGCTGCCCTTCAGCGGCCAGCCGTACCGTCCGTCGCCGGCAATCGTGCAGCCCGATGTGCAGATGAGCGATGAGGACACCCGCCACGTCGCCGGCCTGATGCGCATCAACCACACCGGTGAAGTCTGCGCCCAGGCGCTGTATCAGGGCCAGGCGCTGACCGCCAAGCTGCCACAGGTGCGCGAGGCCATGGAGCATGCGGCCGAAGAAGAGATCGATCATCTGGTCTGGTGCGAACAGCGCATTCACCAGCTGGGCAGCCACACCAGTGTGCTCAATCCGCTGTTCTATGGCATGTCGTTCGGGATCGGCGCAGTCGCCGGGTTGATCAGCGATAAAGTCAGCCTCGGATTTGTCGCCGCCACCGAGCATCAGGTGTGCAAGCATCTGAACGAGCATCTGGAGCAACTGCCGGCCGAGGACGAAAAATCCCGGGCGATTCTGGAGCAGATGCGTATCGATGAAGAACATCACGCGGAAAGCGCGCTGGAGGCCGGCGGTTTCCGCTTCCCGGCGCCGGTGAAGTTCGGCATGAGCCTGTTGGCCAAAGTGATGACCAAGAGCACTTACCGAATCTGA
- the speD gene encoding adenosylmethionine decarboxylase yields the protein MKSKLKLHGFNNLTKTLSFNIYDICYAETPQDQQAYVEYINQEYNAERLTQILTEVVEIIGANILNIASQNYEPQGASVTILISEEPVTPTESQIEESPGPLPEIILAHLDKSHITVHTYPEIHPDAGIATFRVDIDVSTCGVISPLKALNFLIHQFDSDIVTVDYRVRGFTRDVEGNKHFIDHEINSIQNYLSEDTRDAYQMTDVNVYQENLFHTKMLLKNFELDNYLFGDATSNLSSEQRAQVTERVKHEMLEIFYARNMPS from the coding sequence GTGAAAAGCAAACTCAAGCTCCACGGGTTCAATAACCTGACAAAGACCTTGAGCTTCAACATCTATGACATCTGCTACGCGGAAACCCCGCAAGACCAGCAGGCTTACGTCGAGTACATCAATCAAGAGTACAACGCCGAACGCCTGACGCAGATCCTCACGGAAGTTGTCGAAATCATTGGTGCCAACATTCTGAACATTGCGAGTCAGAATTATGAGCCTCAGGGTGCCAGCGTCACGATTCTGATCTCGGAAGAGCCGGTGACCCCGACCGAAAGCCAGATCGAAGAGTCCCCGGGCCCATTGCCCGAAATCATCCTGGCCCACCTCGACAAGAGCCACATCACGGTGCACACCTACCCGGAAATCCATCCGGACGCCGGTATCGCGACCTTCCGTGTGGACATCGACGTGTCGACCTGTGGTGTCATTTCACCGCTCAAAGCGCTCAATTTCCTCATTCACCAGTTCGATTCGGACATCGTGACCGTGGATTACCGTGTGCGCGGCTTTACCCGTGACGTTGAAGGCAACAAGCACTTCATCGACCACGAGATCAACTCGATCCAGAACTACCTCTCCGAAGACACCCGCGACGCGTACCAGATGACCGACGTGAACGTGTACCAGGAAAACCTGTTCCACACCAAAATGCTGCTGAAGAACTTCGAACTGGACAACTACCTGTTCGGCGATGCCACCAGCAACCTGTCTTCCGAGCAACGTGCTCAGGTGACCGAGCGTGTGAAACACGAAATGCTGGAAATCTTCTACGCGCGCAATATGCCGAGCTAA
- a CDS encoding SDR family NAD(P)-dependent oxidoreductase, with protein MTRYALITGASSGIGLAMAEALARRGRSLILVARQRDQLESIAIELTQRFGVEVLFRACDLGEPLRLSGFLLELEEGDRQIDLLVNCAGIGTCGPFLAQDWMTEQDLIEVNILALTRLCHAIGNSMALQGGGQILNVASVAAFNPGPWMSTYYASKAYVLHFSEALRVELKKCAVKVSVLCPGPTRTAFFSTAQLNNDKLNASKLLMSPEEVALYTVRALEKNRAIIIPGRRNRWFAFLPRLGSRWLNRTIVGMVNKAYCPR; from the coding sequence ATGACCCGTTACGCTCTGATCACCGGCGCCTCCAGCGGCATCGGCCTGGCCATGGCCGAAGCCCTGGCGCGCCGTGGCCGCAGCCTGATTCTGGTGGCCCGCCAGCGTGATCAGCTGGAAAGCATTGCGATTGAACTGACCCAGCGCTTCGGCGTGGAGGTGCTGTTCCGCGCCTGCGATCTCGGTGAGCCGCTGCGCCTGTCCGGTTTTCTGCTGGAGCTGGAAGAAGGCGACCGGCAGATCGATCTGCTGGTCAATTGCGCCGGCATCGGTACTTGCGGCCCGTTCCTGGCCCAGGACTGGATGACCGAACAGGATCTGATCGAAGTGAACATCCTCGCCCTCACCCGCCTCTGCCATGCCATCGGCAACAGCATGGCGTTGCAGGGCGGCGGGCAGATTCTCAATGTCGCGTCGGTGGCGGCCTTCAACCCCGGGCCGTGGATGAGCACCTACTACGCCAGCAAGGCGTATGTCCTGCACTTCTCGGAAGCACTTCGGGTGGAACTGAAGAAATGCGCGGTCAAGGTGTCGGTGCTCTGCCCCGGTCCGACCCGCACTGCGTTCTTCAGCACGGCACAACTGAACAACGACAAGCTTAACGCCAGCAAATTGCTGATGAGCCCCGAGGAGGTCGCGCTGTATACCGTGCGCGCCCTGGAGAAAAACCGCGCGATCATCATTCCCGGACGCCGAAACCGCTGGTTTGCCTTTTTGCCCCGGCTCGGTTCGCGCTGGCTCAATCGCACGATTGTCGGCATGGTCAACAAGGCTTACTGCCCGCGCTGA
- the tyrS gene encoding tyrosine--tRNA ligase, whose product MKSVEEQLALIKRGAEELLVESELIEKLKRGQPLRIKAGFDPTAPDLHLGHTVLINKLRQFQELGHQVIFLIGDFTGMIGDPSGKSATRPPLTREQVLENAETYKTQVFKILDPAKTEVAFNSTWMDQMGPADFVRLTSQYTVARMLERDDFDKRYTTNQPIAIHEFLYPLVQGYDSVALRADVELGGTDQKFNLLMGRELQRGYGQEAQCILTMPLLEGLDGVKKMSKSLGNYVGIQEAPGVMYSKLVSIPDALMWRYFELLSFRSMDEINAFRADVEAGANPRDIKIKLAEEIVARFHGEEAAANAHRGAGNRMKDGELPDDLPEVELTAAEDMPIAAVLNKAGLVKNSAAARDLLASGGVRIDGEVVDRSFIYVLGATHVCQAGKKAFARITLKSE is encoded by the coding sequence ATGAAGTCGGTTGAAGAGCAGCTAGCGCTGATTAAACGTGGTGCGGAAGAACTGTTGGTCGAGTCCGAGCTGATCGAAAAGCTCAAGCGTGGCCAGCCGCTGCGAATCAAGGCCGGCTTCGATCCAACTGCGCCGGATCTGCACCTTGGTCACACTGTGCTTATTAATAAGCTGCGCCAGTTCCAGGAGCTGGGGCATCAGGTGATCTTCCTTATTGGTGATTTCACCGGGATGATCGGTGATCCTAGCGGCAAGAGCGCCACTCGCCCTCCGCTGACTCGTGAGCAGGTTCTGGAAAACGCCGAGACCTACAAGACTCAGGTGTTCAAGATTCTTGATCCGGCGAAAACCGAAGTCGCGTTCAACTCCACCTGGATGGATCAGATGGGGCCTGCAGACTTTGTTCGTCTGACCTCGCAGTACACCGTCGCTCGTATGCTCGAGCGTGACGACTTCGATAAGCGCTACACCACCAATCAGCCGATCGCCATTCACGAGTTCCTCTATCCGCTGGTTCAGGGTTATGACTCTGTAGCGTTGCGCGCTGATGTGGAGTTGGGTGGTACCGATCAGAAGTTCAACCTGCTGATGGGGCGTGAGCTGCAACGTGGTTATGGTCAGGAGGCGCAGTGCATCCTGACGATGCCGTTGCTTGAAGGTCTGGATGGCGTGAAGAAGATGTCCAAGTCGCTGGGCAACTACGTCGGTATCCAGGAAGCGCCGGGCGTCATGTACAGCAAGCTGGTCTCGATTCCCGATGCGCTGATGTGGCGCTACTTCGAGTTGCTCAGCTTCCGTTCGATGGATGAGATCAACGCTTTTCGCGCCGATGTTGAAGCGGGTGCCAATCCGCGTGATATCAAGATCAAGCTGGCGGAAGAGATTGTTGCGCGCTTCCACGGTGAAGAGGCTGCGGCCAATGCTCACCGTGGTGCGGGTAACCGGATGAAGGATGGCGAGCTGCCGGATGATCTGCCAGAGGTCGAGCTGACTGCTGCCGAGGATATGCCGATTGCTGCTGTTCTTAATAAGGCGGGCTTGGTGAAGAACTCGGCGGCTGCGCGTGACCTGCTGGCTTCCGGTGGTGTGCGTATAGATGGTGAGGTGGTTGATCGTTCCTTTATATACGTACTGGGCGCGACTCACGTTTGTCAGGCTGGCAAGAAGGCTTTTGCGCGGATTACGCTGAAATCTGAGTGA
- a CDS encoding anhydro-N-acetylmuramic acid kinase: MALYIGVMSGTSLDGLDIALIEQSSAINLVATHYIPMPDTLRAELLGLCASGPDEIARSAIAQQNWVKLAAQGIHALLEQQQLKPEAIRAIGSHGQTIRHEPARGFTVQIGNPALLTELTGITVVSDFRSRDVAAGGQGAPLVPAFHEALFEEHIGNRAVLNVGGFSNLSLIEPNKPVAGFDCGPGNVLMDAWIHQQRGENYDRNGQWAASGKVEPTLLKALLGDPFFATQGPKSTGREVFNLPWLEQQLSRLPGFAPEHVQATLLELTALTIVESLQSAQSNTEELLVCGGGAHNATLMKRLADLLPNAKVASTATHGVDPDWVEAMAFAWLAHCCLEGIAANRPSVTGARGLRVLGAIYPN, encoded by the coding sequence ATGGCTCTTTATATCGGCGTGATGTCCGGCACCAGTCTCGACGGGCTGGACATCGCCCTGATCGAGCAATCCTCGGCGATCAATCTGGTCGCCACGCACTACATCCCCATGCCAGATACCCTGCGCGCCGAGCTGCTTGGCTTGTGCGCCAGCGGCCCTGACGAAATCGCCCGTTCGGCGATTGCCCAGCAGAACTGGGTGAAGCTCGCCGCGCAGGGGATTCACGCCCTGCTCGAACAGCAACAGCTCAAACCCGAAGCCATTCGCGCGATCGGCAGCCACGGCCAGACCATTCGCCACGAACCCGCACGCGGTTTCACCGTGCAGATCGGCAACCCCGCGCTGCTGACCGAGCTGACCGGCATTACAGTCGTCAGTGACTTCCGCAGCCGCGACGTAGCCGCTGGCGGCCAGGGCGCTCCGCTGGTTCCGGCCTTTCATGAAGCGTTATTCGAAGAGCATATCGGCAACCGCGCGGTCTTGAATGTCGGCGGTTTCAGCAATCTCAGTCTGATCGAGCCGAACAAGCCTGTAGCCGGTTTCGACTGCGGGCCGGGGAATGTGCTGATGGATGCCTGGATTCATCAGCAACGGGGCGAGAACTACGACCGCAACGGACAGTGGGCAGCCAGTGGCAAGGTTGAGCCTACCCTGCTGAAAGCCCTGCTCGGCGATCCGTTTTTCGCGACCCAAGGCCCGAAGAGCACCGGCCGCGAAGTCTTCAACCTGCCATGGCTGGAGCAGCAACTGTCGCGCCTGCCAGGTTTCGCCCCCGAACACGTACAGGCAACGCTGCTCGAACTGACCGCGTTGACCATCGTCGAATCGCTGCAAAGCGCTCAATCGAATACCGAAGAACTCCTGGTCTGCGGCGGCGGCGCCCACAACGCCACGCTGATGAAGCGCTTGGCCGACCTGCTACCCAACGCAAAAGTCGCCAGTACCGCGACCCACGGCGTCGATCCGGACTGGGTCGAGGCCATGGCCTTCGCCTGGCTGGCCCACTGCTGTCTGGAAGGGATCGCCGCCAATCGCCCGAGCGTCACCGGCGCCAGAGGCCTGCGCGTACTCGGCGCCATCTACCCCAACTGA
- a CDS encoding NAD(P)H-dependent flavin oxidoreductase: MSLPALLEQRLRLPVVAAPMFLISNPELVLACCRNGVVGSFPALNQRESSGFKAWLEQIEAGLATLENPAPYAVNLIVHHSNPRLQADLDICVEHKVPIVITSLGAVKELVDAVHSYGGLVFHDVTTRRHAEKAAEAGVDGLIAVAAGAGGHAGTWSPFSLIAEIREFFDKTLLLAGCLNHGHEILAAQLLGADLAYFGTRFIGTTESHAPDAYKEMLLTAKAADIIHTPAVSGVPASFMRQSLEAAGFDMAALQGKGEVNFGDKLKPINDEAKAWKTVWSAGQGVGQIDDLPSVDQLVARLDAEYRQALEHAAQLPKRWPR; the protein is encoded by the coding sequence ATGTCGCTGCCCGCTCTGCTCGAACAACGTCTGCGTCTGCCTGTGGTGGCAGCGCCGATGTTCCTCATCTCCAACCCTGAACTGGTGCTGGCGTGCTGCCGCAACGGCGTGGTTGGCAGCTTCCCGGCGCTGAACCAACGCGAAAGCAGCGGGTTCAAGGCCTGGCTGGAGCAGATCGAAGCGGGGCTGGCGACATTGGAGAATCCGGCGCCGTACGCGGTGAACCTGATCGTCCACCACAGCAACCCGCGCTTGCAGGCTGACCTGGACATCTGCGTCGAGCACAAAGTCCCCATCGTCATCACCAGCCTCGGCGCGGTGAAGGAACTGGTGGACGCCGTGCACAGTTACGGCGGCCTGGTCTTCCACGACGTGACGACCCGGCGCCACGCCGAGAAAGCTGCCGAGGCCGGTGTCGATGGTTTGATCGCCGTCGCAGCCGGTGCCGGTGGGCACGCCGGGACCTGGAGCCCGTTTTCGCTGATCGCCGAGATCCGCGAGTTCTTCGACAAGACCCTGTTGCTTGCAGGATGTTTGAACCACGGGCATGAGATTCTCGCCGCACAACTGCTCGGCGCGGATCTGGCCTACTTCGGCACGCGATTTATCGGCACCACTGAAAGTCATGCGCCTGACGCCTATAAGGAGATGCTGCTGACTGCCAAAGCCGCCGACATCATTCATACTCCTGCCGTGTCCGGTGTACCGGCCAGTTTCATGCGCCAAAGCCTGGAGGCCGCCGGTTTCGACATGGCCGCCCTGCAAGGCAAGGGTGAAGTGAATTTCGGCGACAAGCTCAAGCCGATCAACGACGAAGCCAAGGCCTGGAAAACCGTGTGGTCGGCGGGTCAGGGCGTAGGGCAGATCGACGATCTGCCAAGCGTGGATCAACTGGTGGCGCGTCTCGATGCCGAATACCGCCAGGCCCTGGAGCACGCAGCGCAACTGCCGAAACGCTGGCCACGCTGA
- the erpA gene encoding iron-sulfur cluster insertion protein ErpA gives MSVESFTPTALQFTQGAAHKVKSLVDEEGNDRLKLRVFVTGGGCSGFQYGFTFDEDVAEDDTIVEREGVSLVVDPMSFQYLAGAEVDYQEGLEGSRFVIKNPNATTTCGCGSSFSI, from the coding sequence ATGAGCGTCGAATCCTTCACCCCCACGGCTTTGCAATTCACTCAAGGTGCCGCGCACAAGGTGAAGAGCCTGGTCGATGAAGAGGGGAATGATCGCTTGAAGCTGCGCGTATTCGTTACGGGCGGCGGTTGTTCTGGGTTTCAGTACGGCTTCACCTTCGATGAAGATGTGGCCGAGGACGACACCATCGTCGAGCGCGAAGGCGTCAGTCTGGTGGTCGATCCGATGAGTTTCCAGTACCTGGCGGGTGCCGAGGTGGATTATCAGGAAGGTCTGGAAGGCTCGCGTTTCGTGATCAAGAACCCGAATGCCACCACCACGTGTGGTTGCGGCTCCTCGTTCTCGATCTGA
- a CDS encoding histidine triad nucleotide-binding protein, with protein sequence MDTLFTKIINREIPAKIIYEDDQVLAFHDIAPQAPVHFLVIPKKPVRTLNDLTEDDKALAGHILFTAQRLALELGCEEGFRVVMNCNEKGGQTVYHIHMHVLGQRQMNWPPG encoded by the coding sequence GTGGATACTCTGTTCACCAAGATCATCAACCGGGAAATCCCGGCGAAGATCATCTACGAGGACGACCAGGTTCTGGCGTTCCACGATATCGCCCCACAGGCACCGGTGCATTTTCTGGTGATCCCGAAGAAACCGGTGCGCACTCTCAACGACCTGACCGAAGACGACAAGGCACTGGCCGGGCATATCCTGTTCACCGCCCAGCGTCTGGCGCTGGAGCTGGGTTGCGAGGAAGGCTTCCGGGTGGTGATGAACTGCAATGAAAAGGGCGGGCAGACGGTCTACCACATTCATATGCACGTACTCGGTCAACGCCAGATGAACTGGCCGCCGGGCTGA
- a CDS encoding OsmC family protein, which translates to MKARIQWAGEAMFLGESGSGHVVVMDGPPDAGGRNLGVRPMEMLLLGVGGCSNFDVVSILKKSRQAVESCEAFLEAERATEDPKVFTKIHMHFVVKGRGLKEAQVKRAIELSAEKYCSASIMLGAAGVAITHDYEIVELG; encoded by the coding sequence ATGAAGGCACGCATCCAATGGGCTGGCGAAGCCATGTTCCTCGGCGAATCCGGCAGCGGTCATGTCGTGGTCATGGACGGTCCGCCGGACGCCGGTGGTCGTAACCTGGGTGTCCGCCCGATGGAAATGCTCCTGCTGGGTGTCGGCGGTTGCAGCAATTTCGATGTGGTCAGCATTTTGAAGAAGTCCCGTCAGGCCGTTGAAAGCTGCGAAGCCTTTCTGGAAGCCGAACGCGCGACCGAAGATCCGAAAGTGTTCACCAAGATCCACATGCACTTCGTGGTCAAGGGCCGGGGCCTGAAAGAAGCCCAGGTCAAACGCGCCATCGAACTGTCTGCCGAGAAGTACTGCTCGGCCTCGATCATGCTCGGCGCCGCCGGTGTGGCGATCACCCACGACTACGAAATCGTCGAACTCGGCTGA
- a CDS encoding peptidoglycan DD-metalloendopeptidase family protein — translation MTTEPSKAPPLYPKTHLLAASGIAALLSLALLVFPSSDVEAKKTTLSLELESPAEQLTQDQDAADAAQATNESVASPFAQIENSAEETQETAQAAPAPTPVVEEKKAPNHREVIVSKGDTLSTLFEKVGLPAAAVHEVLASDKQAKQFSQLKHGQKLEFELNPQGQLTNLHSKVSDVETITLTKNDKGYVFNRVTAKPTVRTAYVHGVINSSLSQSAARAGLSHSLTMDMASVFGYDVDFAQDIRQGDEFDVIYEQKVVNGKAVGNGPILSARFTNRGKTYTAVRYTNKQGNSSYYTADGNSMRKAFIRTPVDFARISSKFSMGRKHPILNKIRAHKGVDYAAPRGTPIKAAGDGKVLLAGRRGGYGNTVIIQHGNTYRTLYGHMQGFAKGVKTGGTVKQGQVIGYIGTTGLSTGPHLHYEFQVNGVHVDPLGQKLPMADPIAKSERARFLAQSQPLMARMDQEKATMLASSKR, via the coding sequence ATGACCACTGAACCGTCTAAAGCGCCACCGCTTTACCCGAAGACCCACCTGCTCGCCGCAAGTGGGATCGCCGCCCTTCTCAGCCTGGCGCTCCTGGTGTTTCCATCCAGTGATGTTGAAGCCAAAAAGACAACGCTGAGCCTTGAACTGGAAAGTCCTGCTGAACAACTGACACAAGATCAAGACGCTGCCGACGCGGCTCAAGCCACAAACGAATCCGTAGCCTCTCCTTTCGCGCAGATCGAAAACAGCGCCGAAGAGACGCAGGAAACCGCTCAGGCCGCACCAGCGCCGACACCGGTAGTTGAAGAAAAGAAGGCTCCAAATCACAGGGAAGTGATCGTCTCCAAGGGCGATACGCTTTCCACACTGTTCGAGAAAGTCGGCCTCCCGGCCGCGGCCGTCCATGAAGTGCTGGCCAGCGATAAACAAGCCAAGCAGTTCAGCCAGCTCAAACACGGCCAGAAACTCGAATTCGAATTGAATCCACAAGGCCAGCTGACCAACCTGCACAGCAAGGTCAGCGACGTTGAAACCATCACCCTGACCAAAAACGACAAGGGTTATGTGTTCAACCGCGTGACTGCCAAACCGACTGTCCGCACTGCTTATGTACACGGCGTGATCAACAGCTCTCTGTCGCAGTCCGCCGCCCGCGCAGGCCTGTCCCACAGCCTGACCATGGACATGGCCAGCGTGTTCGGCTACGACGTCGACTTCGCCCAGGATATCCGCCAAGGCGATGAGTTCGATGTGATCTATGAACAGAAAGTGGTCAACGGCAAAGCCGTTGGCAACGGTCCGATCCTGTCCGCCCGCTTCACCAACCGCGGCAAGACTTACACCGCCGTGCGTTACACCAACAAGCAGGGCAACAGCAGCTACTACACCGCCGATGGCAACAGCATGCGCAAGGCGTTCATCCGTACACCGGTGGACTTCGCCCGCATCAGCTCGAAATTCTCCATGGGCCGCAAACACCCGATCCTCAACAAGATCCGCGCCCACAAAGGCGTCGACTACGCCGCCCCACGGGGTACGCCGATCAAGGCTGCCGGCGACGGCAAAGTGCTGCTGGCCGGCCGTCGCGGCGGTTACGGCAACACCGTGATCATCCAGCACGGCAACACTTACCGTACGCTGTATGGCCACATGCAGGGCTTCGCCAAGGGCGTGAAGACCGGCGGCACCGTCAAACAGGGCCAGGTGATCGGTTATATCGGTACCACCGGCCTGTCCACGGGGCCGCACCTGCACTATGAGTTCCAGGTCAACGGCGTTCACGTCGATCCATTGGGCCAGAAGCTGCCGATGGCCGACCCGATCGCCAAATCCGAACGTGCCCGCTTCCTGGCGCAGAGCCAGCCGCTGATGGCTCGCATGGACCAGGAAAAGGCCACCATGCTGGCTTCGAGCAAACGTTAA
- the hemJ gene encoding protoporphyrinogen oxidase HemJ, whose protein sequence is MLYLWIKALHIVSIVCWFAGLFYLPRLFVYHAQSEDTISKERFSIMERKLYRGIMGPAMIAALIFGGWLIYLNPGIFSSGGWIHAKLTLVVLLIGYHHMCGAQVKRFARGENTRSHVFYRWFNEVPVLILLAIVILVVVKPF, encoded by the coding sequence ATGCTCTATCTGTGGATCAAAGCGCTTCATATCGTCAGCATCGTGTGCTGGTTTGCCGGCCTCTTCTATCTTCCGCGACTGTTCGTTTATCACGCGCAAAGTGAAGACACGATCAGCAAGGAACGCTTCAGCATCATGGAGCGCAAGCTCTATCGCGGCATCATGGGCCCGGCGATGATCGCCGCGCTGATCTTCGGCGGCTGGCTGATCTACCTGAACCCGGGCATCTTCAGCAGCGGTGGCTGGATCCACGCCAAACTGACCCTGGTCGTGCTGTTGATCGGCTATCACCACATGTGCGGCGCGCAGGTAAAACGTTTTGCCCGTGGCGAGAACACCCGCAGCCATGTCTTTTATCGCTGGTTCAATGAAGTGCCGGTTCTGATATTGCTGGCTATCGTAATTCTGGTCGTGGTCAAGCCGTTCTAA
- the argC gene encoding N-acetyl-gamma-glutamyl-phosphate reductase translates to MVKVGIVGGTGYTGVELLRLLAQHPQAEVVVITSRSEAGLAVADMYPNLRGHYDGLAFSVPDIKTLGACDVVFFATPHGVAHALAGELLAAGTKVIDLSADFRLQDADEWAKWYGQPHGAPELLDEAVYGLPEVNREQIRKARLIAVPGCYPTATQLGFLPLLEAGIADAAHLIADCKSGVSGAGRGAAVGSLYSETSESMKAYAVKGHRHLPEIRQGLRRAAGKDVGLTFVPHLTPMIRGIHSTLYATVVDRSVDLQALFEKRYANEPFVDVMPAGSHPETRSVRGANVCRIAVHRPQDGDLVVVLSVIDNLVKGASGQAVQNMNILFGLDERLGLSHAGMLP, encoded by the coding sequence ATGGTCAAGGTCGGTATCGTCGGCGGCACGGGTTACACTGGTGTCGAACTGCTGCGTCTGTTGGCACAGCATCCGCAGGCAGAAGTGGTAGTGATCACTTCCCGATCCGAGGCCGGTCTGGCCGTGGCTGATATGTACCCGAACCTGCGCGGTCACTACGACGGTCTGGCATTCAGCGTGCCGGACATCAAGACCCTGGGCGCTTGCGACGTGGTGTTCTTTGCCACTCCGCACGGTGTTGCCCACGCACTGGCCGGCGAACTGCTGGCGGCCGGCACCAAGGTTATCGACCTGTCGGCAGACTTCCGTCTGCAGGACGCCGATGAATGGGCCAAGTGGTACGGCCAGCCGCACGGCGCGCCGGAGCTGCTGGACGAGGCGGTTTACGGTTTGCCGGAAGTCAATCGTGAGCAGATCAGGAAAGCGCGTCTGATTGCGGTGCCGGGTTGCTATCCGACCGCGACGCAGCTGGGTTTCCTGCCGTTGCTTGAGGCGGGCATTGCCGACGCTGCCCACCTGATCGCCGACTGCAAATCCGGTGTCAGTGGCGCCGGTCGTGGCGCTGCCGTAGGCTCGCTGTACTCCGAGACGTCGGAAAGCATGAAGGCCTATGCGGTGAAAGGTCACCGTCATCTGCCGGAAATTCGTCAGGGGCTGCGTCGTGCCGCAGGCAAGGATGTCGGTCTGACTTTCGTGCCGCACCTGACGCCGATGATCCGTGGCATTCACTCCACGCTCTACGCGACCGTCGTGGATCGCTCGGTGGATCTGCAGGCGTTGTTCGAGAAACGTTATGCCAATGAGCCGTTCGTCGACGTGATGCCGGCCGGCAGCCATCCGGAAACCCGCAGCGTGCGTGGCGCCAACGTCTGCCGAATCGCGGTTCACCGTCCACAGGATGGTGATCTGGTGGTGGTGCTTTCGGTGATCGACAACCTGGTCAAGGGCGCGTCGGGTCAGGCGGTGCAGAACATGAACATCCTGTTCGGGCTGGATGAACGTCTGGGTCTGTCCCACGCGGGCATGCTGCCGTAA
- a CDS encoding DUF805 domain-containing protein — MSEPRYKIVFDGALQPGVDITTAKLNLADLFKSDVAAIERLFNGRIVALKRDLSHSDAQTYLQALGKTGIDARIETETPIELNLSDVHEQSAAVAEPDSPYAPPRAAVGENLPAFATLKPFSVEGRIGRLRYLAWSMVLSLVALPIVSVFALIGLGLVSADSTTGLIIGGLLAFFLFLAFAIVGILFSIQRLHDIGWSGWLWLLTLVPFVGSFFPLVIMVVPGNTGANRYGPPPPPNSTAVKVLCSLWIVFIGLFFVGGLLGGITAIQQEYESSLESSYESGSVTTDEIDVEVEPAANSADDAAEAALAPVDSAKE; from the coding sequence ATGAGCGAACCCCGTTACAAGATCGTTTTCGACGGCGCGCTCCAGCCCGGCGTCGATATCACCACGGCCAAGCTCAACCTGGCCGATCTGTTCAAAAGCGATGTCGCCGCCATCGAGCGCCTGTTCAATGGCCGCATCGTCGCGCTCAAGCGTGATCTGTCGCACAGCGATGCGCAGACCTATCTGCAAGCACTGGGCAAGACCGGAATCGATGCCCGGATCGAAACCGAAACGCCCATCGAGCTGAACCTGTCGGATGTCCACGAGCAAAGCGCCGCCGTCGCGGAGCCTGACTCGCCTTATGCGCCCCCTCGCGCCGCCGTCGGTGAAAACCTGCCGGCATTCGCCACCCTCAAACCGTTCAGCGTCGAGGGCCGGATTGGCCGTTTGCGTTACCTGGCATGGTCGATGGTGTTGAGCCTGGTCGCCCTGCCAATCGTCAGCGTGTTCGCGCTGATCGGTCTGGGCCTGGTGAGCGCCGACTCGACGACCGGCCTGATCATCGGCGGTCTCCTCGCCTTCTTCCTGTTTCTGGCCTTCGCGATCGTCGGCATCCTGTTCAGCATTCAGCGCTTGCACGATATCGGCTGGTCCGGGTGGCTCTGGCTGCTGACGCTGGTGCCGTTCGTGGGCAGCTTCTTCCCGCTGGTGATCATGGTCGTGCCGGGCAATACCGGCGCCAACCGCTATGGCCCACCGCCTCCGCCGAACAGCACGGCAGTCAAAGTGCTGTGCTCGCTGTGGATCGTGTTTATCGGGCTGTTCTTTGTGGGTGGCTTGCTGGGCGGGATCACTGCCATTCAGCAGGAATATGAAAGCAGCCTTGAAAGCAGCTACGAGAGTGGTTCGGTCACCACCGATGAAATCGATGTCGAAGTCGAGCCCGCCGCGAATTCGGCAGACGATGCAGCCGAAGCCGCCCTCGCCCCTGTAGACTCTGCGAAAGAATGA